The DNA sequence TCATCGACCCGGCCGACACGCGCGCATGGATCCGCACGCTCGCCACCGGGTAGGACAGGACGAGACAGGACGACACGGGCCCGCACCCCAATGTGGGTGCGGGCCCGTGCGCGGGGGTTCCCGCTGCTTCGCCCGTGCTATTTCACCTCGGAGCGCATGATGGCGCGCACACCGATGGCCAGCGGGATCACCAGCCAGATCACCCCGGAGACCGCCAGCGTGGCCCAGGACTCGGCGGGCGCGTTCTCGTACATACGGTTGAGCGAGTAGTTGAAGTCCACCCACGGCTGCAGGTCCGCGAACCAGTCCTGCGCTCCGGCGAGCGCGCCGAAGATCGTCGGGACCACGAACGAGTACACGAAGTACCCGACGATGGCGGCCGGCGAGTTGCGGATGAGCACGCCCAGCATGAAGCCGATCATCAGCCCCAGCACGTTGATGAGGACGATGCGCGCCACGTCCGCGACGGTGACGTTCCAGGTCATGTCCGCGCCCCGGATCAGCGAACCGATCACGTTGCCGAGGGCGCCGATGGCGAGCGCCAGCAGCATCGACACGGCGCCGACCACCACCGAGGTGATGGCCTTCGCACCGATGATGCGCCCGCGGTGCGGCACCAGCGTGAAGGTGGTCAGACCCGTGCGCTGGCTCCACTCGCTGGTGACCGAGAGGATGGCCATGACCGGCAGCAGCACGGCCATGGGCACGCCGATCGCGGTGGCGAACGCGCCGTAGTTGAGGTCGGCGCCGTCGATGAACGCGATCACGGCGATCGTCGCGACCAGCGCGAGCACGCCGATGCTGACCATCAGCCAGAAGCCGGAGCGGGTGTCGAACATCTTGCGCGCCTCGACCTTGACGAGCCGGCTCATCGGAACCGGCGGCGCGCTGCGGTCGATGGTGATGGCGGGCGTCCCGGCGGCGCCCACGGTTCCTGCGGTGGTGCTCATGCCTGTGCTCCTACGGTAGGCGCGGACACGGCGGCGGGCGCGCTGCCCTCGCGCTGCGATTCGGTGGTGAGCTGCAGGAACATCTCCTCCAGCCCGGCGGACTCGGCGGGGCGCAGTTCGATCAGGGGGATGCCCGCCGCTGCGGCCACCTTGCCCACCTGTTCGGGCGCCGCCTCGGTGGTGAGGCCGCCGCCGGAGCGCGGCGCGGACGTGATGCCCGCAGCTCTGAGCGCCACAGCCAGTGCGGTGTCGTCGCCGGCCTTCACCAGCGCACCCGACGCCTGCAGCAGCTCCTCCTTGGTGCCCTGCGCGATGATCTTCCCCTGGCCGATGACGATGATCTCGTCGGCGATGACCTCGATCTCGTGCAGAAGGTGCGACGAGAGCAGCACCGTGCCGCCCCGGTCCGCGTAGCCGCGCAGCAGGGTGCGCATCCAGTGGATGCCGGCCGGGTCGAGGCCGTTGGCCGGTTCGTCCAGGATGAGGATCTGCGGGTCGCCCAGCAGCGCGTTGGCGATGCCGAGGCGCTGGCGCATGCCCAGCGAGTAGTTGCGCACGCGGCGCTTGGACTCTTCGGGGGTGAGGCTGACCAGGTGCAGCATCTCGTCCACCCGCGACATGGGCAGCCCCATCGTCATGGCGCTGAGCGTGAGGATCTCGCGGCCGGTGCGCCCGGCATGCTGCGCCGAGGCGTCGAGCAGCACGCCCACCTGCGTCCCCGGGTTGGGCACGCTGCCGAACTCGACGCCCGACACCGTGGCCGAACCGCTGCCGGCCGGGGTGAGCCCGGCGATGATGCGCATCGTCGTGGATTTGCCGGCGCCGTTCGGCCCCAGAAAGCCGGTGACCATGCCCGGCTTGCAGGTGAACGAGACGTCGTCGACGGCGGTGAAAGCCCCGTACGTCTTCGTAAGGTGTTCAACGGTGATCATGGTGCCCACTCTGCCGCGCGCGGGCACCCGCGCACATCGGTCCACAGCCTGATTCTGCGCAGCCGAAAGTATGAGACAGTTCAGGGGGAAGTAGGGGTTGTCCCCCGGGTCACCTCTCCCGGAGGCAGCGCTACCGGGGGCTCATCAGTCGACCATCGTGCCGACGAACGGCAGGATCACCCCGCACGGAACCGTCCGCGGATGCGCCGGGTCGAGCGCGTTGAGCACGAACGCCACTGTACGGGGCGACGCACCGATTCCGTCGTGCTCCGAATAGTCGGTATTGCAGCCGTCCTGCACCACTATGTTCGTGACCTGCTGCCCCGGAACCAGCCCGCTCGAGTAGTCGATGCCCCAGTTGTAGCGGGTCACGATGTTGGTGTACTCCACCCCCGGCGCGTAGGGGGTCCCTCCCGCGTTCAGCGCCTCGATGACGTCGCTGCCAGTCATGACCTGCATGAAATACGGCATCTGGTCGTACACGGCTGCGCGCCACTGCGGAGGTATCCGATCCGCGTACCGTGCCGCCACGTCGCCGCCCGCCCCCTGCCACGTCGGCGCCAGGGAGACGATCTCGTGCACGCTGTCCGCCCCGTTCAGGACATTCGCGTAGTAGCCGGCGACGAGAGTCCCCTCGGCGTGCCCGAGCAGGTCCACCGTGCCGTCGCCGATGCCGGCCGCCGCCGCGCGCCGCGTGCCGGGCGCTTCCAGCACGCCGTCGACGAAGTCCGCCAGCTCGCCGGCGCTCACGGCGATCGGCGCCGTGCCGCCCAGCGGCTGCCCGTTGGATGCGAACCCCTTGCCCGGAACCACGCCGTACGTCACTGCGTACACGCAGTAGCCCTCGTTGGCGAGGGCCGGCACGAACGTCGCCCAATTGGACTGCCGCGTGGCGCCGAGGTCGTGCAGAAGGATCACCGGACGCGGGTGGTCCTGCGTCGGCGCGCAGTCGTAGTCGTTGGAACCGGGCAGCGAGCCCCCCCGGATTCGCCAGCTCCGCCGCGACGCCCGCATAGAAGTTGTCCGGCACCGGCAACGGCGCCGCCACAGCGGGCGCGCCTGCACCGAACACCGACGCCGACACTCCGAGCGCTCCTATGCAGGCGCCGGCGAACCCCGTCCAGCAGGCACGCCATGCTCTCGCCGCCGCGAATGACTCGCCCCTACTCCACAACTTTCTCCCCCTTGGCGTTCTCCCCATCGGCTGAATTTATCGCGGCGGGGCACGATGCGAACCGGTTCGGCGGAATCGGCCACCCCTGTTCCCCGCCTCGAACCCGCGTCCCCGCCCCCGGCGCGCAATAATCGACGGTGTCGGCACCCACGCGTCGGCCCCGATGTGTCAGGTGAGGAGGCCCCTTGCTGGTCTACGTGCTCGCGCTCCTCACGGCCGTGGCCAATGCGTCCGCGTCGGTGCTGCAGCGCGCCGCCAACCGCAAGCGGCCCGCCGACGAACTGTTCCATCCGCGTCTGATCATCCGGGTGCTGCGCGAGCCGCTGTGGTTCGCCGGCATCGCCGCGCTGATCATCAGCTTCTTCCTGCTCGCCGGGGCGCTGGGCAGCGGCCCGATCTCCATCGTCGAACCATTGGTGGTGCTCACGCTGCCGTTGACGCTGGTGATCGCCGACATCACGTTCGGGCGGCACACCCGGCCCGCCGAGTGGGGCGCCGCAGCGGCCATCACCGTGGGCCTGGTGGGCGTGCTGTTCTTCCTCGCCCCCGAGGCCGGCCCCGGCGCGCTGATCCCCGTCGCCACCTGGGCCTGGGGCCTGGGCGCCGCCGCGGCGTGCATCGCCGTGCTCGTGGTGCTTGCCGCCCGCGCCGCCGTCGGGTCGATGGTCCGGCCGGCGCTGCTGGGCGTGGCCACGGGCATCGGTTTCGGCACCAACGCGGCACTGATCAAGGCGATGACGGCCGCGCTCGAACGCGGCGGCTGGGCGGGGCTGGCCACCACATGGCAGACCTACGGCGTCGTCGTGTGCGGCGCGTTGGCGTTCTTCCTGCTGCAGGCGGCGCTGGGGTCCGGCCCGCTCATCGCCGCGCAGCCCGGGCTCACCGGCGCAGAGCCGATCGTGTCGATCCTGTGGGGCACGATCGTCTTCGGCGAGCAGGTGCGCGGAGGCCTGTTCTACATCGGCACCGGTGTCTCGGCCGCGATCATGGCCGCCGGCATCATCGCACTCACCCGGGCGTTCGCGGCGGCCGTCGAGCCGGAGGGAATCGCCGCCGCGGTCTCGGACGACCGTTTCGCGACGCGCCGCCTGCACTCCGCGCCCAACCCGCACGGCGCCTTCGGGTTGGGCGACGACCTCTTCCGCGACGACGACCTGCTACCGGACCACCAGCAGTTCCCCGATGCCGACCTCGCGGCGGACGACGAGCACGCGCCCGCGGTCCGCCCCGTCGGCGGAGACGAGGAGCCACGCGGGGTCCGGCGCGGCGCGGCCGGACGGCACCGGCCGGAACTCGAGCCGGACTGACCGCGCGGGGCCCGCACAGTGCTCGTCTACGTGCTCGCGATCCTCACCGCCGCGGTCAACGCGGCCGCATCGGTGCTCCAGCGCGCCGCCAACCGCAAGCGCCCCGCCGACGAACTGTTCCATCCGCGGTTGATCGCCCGCATCCTGCGCGAGCCGATGTGGTTCGCGGGGCTGGCGGCGATGATCGCCAGCTTCGTTCTCATGGCGGCGGCCCTGGCCAGCGGGCCGATCGTCGTCGTCGAACCGCTGCTCATGCTGGACCTGCCGTTCACCCTGGTCATCGCGCGGGCGTTCTTCGGCCGCCGCACCCGGGCCGGCGAATGGCGGGCGGTCGCCGCGATCACCGTCGGCCTGGCCGCGCTGCTGTTCCTCCTGGCCCCGTCGGGCGGCGACGCGGCGCATGTGCCCGGCGCGCACCTGGCTGATCGGGCTCGGCGCGTCCGCCGGGCTCATCGCCGTGTTCGCCGTGCTCGGCGGCCGCGCCCCCGTCGGTTCCCTGGCCCGGCCCGCGCTGCTGAGCCTGGCCGCCGGCACCGGCTTCGGCGTGACGACCGTGCTCACCAAGGCGTTCACCACCGACCTCGTCGACGGGGGCCTGGCCGGGGCCTTCGCCACATGGCACGTCTACGGGCTGCTGGCGGCGGGAGCGCTCGCGTTCTTCCTGCTGCAGGTCACCTTCGGCTCCGGCCCGCTCATCGCCGCCCAGCCGGGCCTGACGGGCACCGAGCCGGTGGTGGCGATGGTCTGGGGCGTGGTCGTGTTCGGCGAGCAGGTGCGCGGCGGCTGGTACGCGACGCTCGCCGTGCCGGCGGTGGCGCTCATCGCGGCCGGGGTCGCGGTGCTGGGCCGGTCGTTCGCCGCCGCCGGGTCGCGCGACTGATCACGCCCCGGCCGCGTGCTCGCCGAGCGGCCCGACGCGCAGCCCCTGTGCGCGGCAGGCGCCGACGATGCGAGGCAACGCCGCCAGCGTCGCCCGCCAGGAGTCCGGCTGCGCGTAGGTGTCGGTGTCGTGCAGCAGGACCGTGGCGCCGCCGCGCAGCCCGGGTTCCACCACGCGCAGCACGTCGCCGGCGGTGACGCCCGCCGTCCAGTCCTTCGCCCACGCCGACCACAGCACCGGGGTCAGGCGGGCGCGCCGCGCGGCCAGCGCCCCCTGCCCGGTGAGCACCCCGTAGGGCGGGCGGTACCAGCGCGGCGGGCGGCCCGTCACACCGTGATCAGGTCGCGGGCCGCCCGCAGTTCGGCGCCGACGGGGCCGGGCCGCAGCAGCTGGTTGCGGTGGCGCCACCCGTGGCAGGCGATCTCGTGGCCTCGTTCCGCCGCCGCGCGCGCCACCCGCGGATGGCTGCGCACCTGTTCGCCGACACAGAAGAACGTGGCGCGCACGCCCACCCGGTCGAGCGCGTCGAGGAAGTACGGAGTGGACGCCGCGTCGGGGCCGTCGTCGAAGGTCAGCGCCAGGTGGTCGGCGGCGCCGGGCCCGCACAGCGACGGCGCGCACACCCTGCGCACCGGAGGCAGCCACGTGCCCGCGGGCAGGATGTGCGCGGCCGCCGCCGTGCTGAGTCCGGCGCCGAGCATCCGCCGGACGCCCCGCGCTCCGGCCATGCGCCCCATACCCGAAGCCTAGGCTGGAAGGCATGCAGGGGCAGCGGATTCTGCTGGTCTCGGCGGGCATGGGCGCCGGGCACGACCAGTGCGCCCGCGAGCTGGCCCGCCGTTTCGCCGAGCGCGGCGCCGAGGTCCGCGTCGTCGACCTGCTCGCCCTGCTTCCGCTGCGCCTGGGGCCCGCGCTGCGCGGGTTCTACGGCGGGATGCTCGCGCACGCGCCGTGGCTGTATTCGGTGATCTACCGGGTGTTCATGGCGACGATGGGGGCGCCGGGGCCCGGCCGGCAGCGGCACGGCCGCCACGGTCGCGCCCGCTCGCCCGGCTGGGCGCCCGCGCGCTCGCACCGGTCGTGCGCGATTTCGCGCCCACCGCCGTCGTCTCCACGTTCCACCTGGCCGGCCAGGCGGTGGGCGAGCTGCGCCGCCGCGGCGTCACCGACGCGCCGTCGATCGTCGTGATCACCGAGATGGTGGCGCACGCGATGTGGCTCGGCGGCGGGGCCGACCTGTACTGCTGCATCTCGGAGCCCATCGCCCGGCGGGTGCGCACGGCGACGGGGGCGGACGCGATCGGCCCCGGTCCCCTCGTCGACCCGCGGTTCCGTCGCGATCCAGACGCGCGCCGGACCGCCCTCGCGGCCGGGGATGACGCCACCGTGCTGGTCTCCACCGGGTCGTGGGGCATGGGCGACATCCTCGAGACTGTGGCTGCCCTGGCCGCCGCCCCCGGGGTCCGGCCGGTGGCGCTGTGCGGGCGCAACGCGCGGCTGCGCCGACGGGTCGCCGCCGTTCCGGGCGCGACGGCGCTGGGCTGGCGCGACGACATGCCCGCGCTGCTCGCCGGCGCGGCGGTCGTCGTCGACAACGCGGGCGGGTCGATGTGCATGGAGGCCCTCGCCGCGGGCGTCCCCGTCGTCGAATACCGCCCCATCGCCGGCCACGGCGTGCCGGTGGCGCGCGCCCTCGTCGGGCACGGCCTGGTCACGGGTGTCGCCGACGCGGCCGCGCTGGTCCGGGCGGTCGACGTCCTGCGCCGGCCCGGACCGCGCCGCTCCGTCCAGGTCGAGCACGGCTCCGCGCTGTTCCACGCCGACCCCGCCGCGGAGATCGCCCGGTGGCTGGAGCAGCACCGCGGCTGACGGCCGCGCCACCCCTGCGTCCGGCGGTCCGCGCATGCACGATTGACTGACACTCACAGTTACGTATACCGTTCGTTCTACTTCGTCGCGTGCATCCGCCGCGACGACGCCGAACCCCGAGGAGACGGGCATGAGCGTCCTCACCGCACCCCGGAGCACGCCGCCGCACGGTGGCGCACCGTCGGAGACGACGAGCCTCCCGCGCCGCGCCGCGATCCTCGTCGTCGTCTGCCTGGCCGAGCTGCTGGTGCTGCTCGACAACACCGTCGTCAACGTCGCCCTGCCGTCGATGGGGGTGAGCCTCGGAGCCGACTTCGCCGGCCTACAGTGGATCGTCGACGCCTACACGCTCACCTTCGCCGGATTCCTGCTGGCCTGCGGGCACCTCGGCGACAGGTATGGCCGGCGCCGGGTGATGATGATCGGCCTGGCCGGGGTGGCGGTGATGTCGGTCGGCGGCGCGCTGGCGACCGGCGTCGGCATGGTCGTCGCCGCGCGCGCCGCGATGGGCGTGTTCGCCGCCGCCGTGTTCCCCGCGACCCTGGCGATACTCACCGCCACGTTCACGTCGCCGAAGGCGCGCGGCGCGGCGATCGCCGTGTGGACGGCCATGGCCGGGTTCGCCGTCGCCATCGGCCCCACGGCGGGCGGGTGGCTGCTCGAACACTTCTCGTGGCACTCGGTGTTCTGGATGAACGTGCCCATCGCGCTCGCCGTCCTCGCCGCGGCGGCGCTGGTGCTTCCCGAGTCGCGGACCCAGGCGCACGGGCGGCTCGACGTGCCCGGGCTCGTCCTGTCGCTCGCGGGCATCGCCACCCTCGTGTGGTCGATCATCGAGGGCCCGCGCAACGGCTGGCTCTCGCCGATCACACTGGGCGCCCTGGCCGGCGCGGTGGCGCTGCTCGCGGCGTTCGTGTGGCGCGAGATCCGCGCGCAGAACCCGGTCTTCGACGTCACGCTGTTCCGCAACCGCCGGTTCTCGCTGCCCGCGCTGTCGATCACCGTCGCCTATTTCTCGATGTTCGGGTTCCTGTTCCTCATCACCCAGTACTTCCAGGGCATCCAGGAGTACTCGCCGCTGGAGTTCGGCATCCGCTCGCTGCCGTTCGCGGCGGCGGTGCTCATCGCCGCGCCCGCCGCGACCATGCTGGCCCTGCGCATCGGCACCACCGCCGTGCTCATCGGCGGGTTCGTCCTCCTCGCCGCCGG is a window from the Tomitella gaofuii genome containing:
- a CDS encoding galactosyldiacylglycerol synthase, giving the protein MRDFAPTAVVSTFHLAGQAVGELRRRGVTDAPSIVVITEMVAHAMWLGGGADLYCCISEPIARRVRTATGADAIGPGPLVDPRFRRDPDARRTALAAGDDATVLVSTGSWGMGDILETVAALAAAPGVRPVALCGRNARLRRRVAAVPGATALGWRDDMPALLAGAAVVVDNAGGSMCMEALAAGVPVVEYRPIAGHGVPVARALVGHGLVTGVADAAALVRAVDVLRRPGPRRSVQVEHGSALFHADPAAEIARWLEQHRG
- a CDS encoding DMT family transporter, coding for MCPARTWLIGLGASAGLIAVFAVLGGRAPVGSLARPALLSLAAGTGFGVTTVLTKAFTTDLVDGGLAGAFATWHVYGLLAAGALAFFLLQVTFGSGPLIAAQPGLTGTEPVVAMVWGVVVFGEQVRGGWYATLAVPAVALIAAGVAVLGRSFAAAGSRD
- a CDS encoding ABC transporter permease, producing MSTTAGTVGAAGTPAITIDRSAPPVPMSRLVKVEARKMFDTRSGFWLMVSIGVLALVATIAVIAFIDGADLNYGAFATAIGVPMAVLLPVMAILSVTSEWSQRTGLTTFTLVPHRGRIIGAKAITSVVVGAVSMLLALAIGALGNVIGSLIRGADMTWNVTVADVARIVLINVLGLMIGFMLGVLIRNSPAAIVGYFVYSFVVPTIFGALAGAQDWFADLQPWVDFNYSLNRMYENAPAESWATLAVSGVIWLVIPLAIGVRAIMRSEVK
- a CDS encoding esterase/lipase family protein; translation: MILLHDLGATRQSNWATFVPALANEGYCVYAVTYGVVPGKGFASNGQPLGGTAPIAVSAGELADFVDGVLEAPGTRRAAAAGIGDGTVDLLGHAEGTLVAGYYANVLNGADSVHEIVSLAPTWQGAGGDVAARYADRIPPQWRAAVYDQMPYFMQVMTGSDVIEALNAGGTPYAPGVEYTNIVTRYNWGIDYSSGLVPGQQVTNIVVQDGCNTDYSEHDGIGASPRTVAFVLNALDPAHPRTVPCGVILPFVGTMVD
- a CDS encoding polysaccharide deacetylase family protein; the protein is MGRMAGARGVRRMLGAGLSTAAAAHILPAGTWLPPVRRVCAPSLCGPGAADHLALTFDDGPDAASTPYFLDALDRVGVRATFFCVGEQVRSHPRVARAAAERGHEIACHGWRHRNQLLRPGPVGAELRAARDLITV
- a CDS encoding DMT family transporter — translated: MLVYVLALLTAVANASASVLQRAANRKRPADELFHPRLIIRVLREPLWFAGIAALIISFFLLAGALGSGPISIVEPLVVLTLPLTLVIADITFGRHTRPAEWGAAAAITVGLVGVLFFLAPEAGPGALIPVATWAWGLGAAAACIAVLVVLAARAAVGSMVRPALLGVATGIGFGTNAALIKAMTAALERGGWAGLATTWQTYGVVVCGALAFFLLQAALGSGPLIAAQPGLTGAEPIVSILWGTIVFGEQVRGGLFYIGTGVSAAIMAAGIIALTRAFAAAVEPEGIAAAVSDDRFATRRLHSAPNPHGAFGLGDDLFRDDDLLPDHQQFPDADLAADDEHAPAVRPVGGDEEPRGVRRGAAGRHRPELEPD
- a CDS encoding ABC transporter ATP-binding protein; this encodes MITVEHLTKTYGAFTAVDDVSFTCKPGMVTGFLGPNGAGKSTTMRIIAGLTPAGSGSATVSGVEFGSVPNPGTQVGVLLDASAQHAGRTGREILTLSAMTMGLPMSRVDEMLHLVSLTPEESKRRVRNYSLGMRQRLGIANALLGDPQILILDEPANGLDPAGIHWMRTLLRGYADRGGTVLLSSHLLHEIEVIADEIIVIGQGKIIAQGTKEELLQASGALVKAGDDTALAVALRAAGITSAPRSGGGLTTEAAPEQVGKVAAAAGIPLIELRPAESAGLEEMFLQLTTESQREGSAPAAVSAPTVGAQA
- a CDS encoding MFS transporter, whose translation is MSVLTAPRSTPPHGGAPSETTSLPRRAAILVVVCLAELLVLLDNTVVNVALPSMGVSLGADFAGLQWIVDAYTLTFAGFLLACGHLGDRYGRRRVMMIGLAGVAVMSVGGALATGVGMVVAARAAMGVFAAAVFPATLAILTATFTSPKARGAAIAVWTAMAGFAVAIGPTAGGWLLEHFSWHSVFWMNVPIALAVLAAAALVLPESRTQAHGRLDVPGLVLSLAGIATLVWSIIEGPRNGWLSPITLGALAGAVALLAAFVWREIRAQNPVFDVTLFRNRRFSLPALSITVAYFSMFGFLFLITQYFQGIQEYSPLEFGIRSLPFAAAVLIAAPAATMLALRIGTTAVLIGGFVLLAAGMGLAGQVTVDSPYAGIVLISMILMGLGLAVVQGPATESVMASVTADEAGAGSAVNDTTREIGGALGVAVLGSIVASTYTATVTPLVDRIPDTMMDPQQKEYARQSVLTVLEIRQHDVPSLFSGTKDQLILTMKSAALDGFQIASYATVGLAVLCAIVVAVLLPWRRPEGGSVLLGWMAAPSPDADAGGVPDAPAETEGGVHTADTGAPRPDLERSDP